A region of the Falco rusticolus isolate bFalRus1 chromosome 6, bFalRus1.pri, whole genome shotgun sequence genome:
AGGGTACGGGTCTGTGCTTCTGCATGGACAATCAGAGCATTgttcataaggaaaaaaatgaaatacatggACGTTTTTAAGGTACTGTTTTGAAGCaacagtttcattaaaaaaaggaaaatgttagtCATAGTTTTTTCCAACTGTGATCTTTTTTAtctcttgtttaaaaaaaccgGTCTTTTAAGATTAGTTCCATGTGTGGATTTATGCATGTGTTTTTGAATCAAAGAGGGGAAAGCTGGTTCAGGAAGAGCTAGTGTATGCTAATTTGCAGTTTCAACTTTTGAACACCTGACAGAGAGGGTGAGTTAGAAAAAACTGAATTGtaagaaatgtttgctttgtttacatttttttttccttgagtttcATTTCAGGATGTGGATAAAATCCAAGCACCAGTGTCTTTGAGAATATGATTTAATCATGCTCTCACAATTTTACGTACTTCTCAGGTTACACAAGTTACATGTGAAGGAATGCAGGCATACAGTGAGTGTGCCTGGTGCTTACACAATGGGTTTTCTTATTTGATTAACTACCTTCCATGGTCTGTATAATTTAAGCTGTTTGATGTATATGCAGAAGGTGGGGATTTCTTTTTGGGAGATGGGTCAGTATTCGCAGCATGCCATGCATTATGGGTATCCAGGCAtcatccctgtgctgcagccattCTGATGGGctttaagaaaatgctgaacACAGTTCTCAACAAGTAAATGGGCCCTGTCCTCTGGATAAAATGTGAAAACTAGTCTAACTGTGAAAATAGAGGGATTCCTGTGGTACTTACTGACTAGAGAGAGATGGTGCAATGGTCTGGTTCATGAGGACCGGGGCAGGCATGAGTGCTTTTCCCCAGTGAAGACAGGTCCTTGTTATATCTTAGGCCTGTTGCCAAAGAAGCAGTTTTAGGCAACGCAAAACTGTAGATAGGCAAGAGTGGAAGACCTTTAACTATAATGATAAAtaatgtttggttttctttttttttttattattattttcattttactgtagATTTGGAATGGAAGATAATTTATGTGGGTTCAGCTGAAAGTGAAGAGTATGATCAGGTGTTAGACTCTGTTTTAGTAGGACCTGTTCCTGCGGGCAGACACATGTTTGTATTTCAGGTAAGTTTGACTTTACTGTTCCTAAAAGGGTTGTGTTAATTTGTTTAAAGATGATTGTATCAGACTAAGAGGcacttgaaaaataatagtAAGACAGAAAAGCGTTTCAGTCAGCTCTTCAGGTACGATACACCTTCCTTTAAAGTCTGTTCTTGAGCTGGTATTTCCTGCCTCTGATATTTCCATGGTAGTATTTTCACTTGTGGTATCAACAATTAGAGATAGCAATATAAGCATTGTTTCTGTAGCTACTGATAATTTTGACCAGTCAGGTTCATAAATATAGTTTAGATTACTTAGTAATCAAGAGTGCCAGTTACCTGGTTTACACTAGCATCGTCAGGTTTAACTCTGCTGCAGTGGGTGGCAGTTCCAGACAACCGGGAGCACTAGATTAATGTAGCCAACATCTTCAGAAGATGAGGCCAACAAATTCATTGTAAAACTGAGCCAGAACATTCAAGAGTTCATTTCTATTTGGCAGAATAAATGTTCAACCATGATGTTTGGCTAAGCATGCTAAATCACAACAAAATATAGCAATTTGTGCAGTAAGACATAATTCCAATGGTAGATAGTAGGCATTTGAGACACAAGTGTGTAGACCAAGACTATCCAACAAACTGCAGCATGCGACAATCCTATAAAATACTGCTGTTAAAACCAAAAGTTACTAAGAAGGAATgatgaagggaaggaaaactgggaaagaGCAGTGCCAAGATGACTTACTAGCCtattccattttccattttaagtcAGCacgagggggaaaaaaaaccaactaaagCAGACTTGCCTACATTCTTAAGGAAGTTTatttggtttgggcttttttaaaattagagcTATGATTTAGCTCACTTTATTTATCAAATACTAGTATTTGTCTTGTAAACTGAGAGCAAAATCCATCAGCAGAAATATCAGATTGAAATTGGGTATGGTGTATGGTATAAGAACTGTGCTACTTTCCCAAATACTATAAATTCACTTAACTATTTAATGGCAAATGCATGCTGGAATAtgagcataaaaaaaaaaagtgctaataAATACGCTTTCTTATTTCTCATATTACTGTAACTCTTCTAAAATTGTTGTGAGGCTTCTTGATTAATTATGTAAGTTCCAGGAAACTTTTCTTATGGCACAGGTTAAAGAAATAGGATTAGGCTGGAGCTTACATCTATCAACCATATACGTGCAGATCAGTCCTGAtacatttgtttggttttggagcTGGTCTTAATTTTTCCACGCTAAAAGTACAATAGGTGTGAAACAAACGCATCATTTATTAACAGTTCTTCCATTATCAAGCTGTTATAGCTTATAGCATTAATTGCTCAGAAATAGGTGGTCCTCTGTTGCCTCAATGGAGCTACCTTGTAGCACTATATCCAGAGAGTCAGCTGGCATTtacatttctaatttaaaagGTACACTGTTCTAAAGTTAGGAAGATTAATTGTTGATGCTgatggcagggagcaggaggcaggtgCCTAAAAAGGCCTGTTTTGGTTGCATGGTTAGGAAGGCCTTGAAAATTGAATTTATTGGTCCTGCAGTTTCTGTAGGACAGACTCATTTTATCCTGATTATAAATGAAACTACAGCTAAATTAGGAGTAAATATGTAGACATTTTGCTTAGATTGGAATAGATCCTGTAAGAGAGTCAGTACTCCTGTGTTATATTAAAGTATCCCTTTTATTTCTTGCCAAAGCACTGTTGGTCTAAGTATATTAGACTTAGTGTAAGTATATTGGTTTTCAGGTGAGGGTAGAATGTGGCTAGTGTGTACACAGGAGACTACCAAAACCCAAAGTGCTGCAATAAGCCTTTGCTGATGACTGAGACTGTTTTATTCACCAGACTGAAGCATCCTGGAGATGGAAAGAGCTAGCAAGGGAAGGCCAGAATGGCGCAAAGTAGAGAACTGCAAGAGGCATGtaatataaagaaaagagaCTGTGATCATTAGGGACAGCATAAGTAAAGGATCTTTGCGGATGTAACATTTTCAGCTAGTAATATGCTGTAGGTTTTTCTGACTAGGAAAACGGCTGAAACAGCAAGTAAAATGGAGTACCACACAGATGAAATACCAAGGATGATAAAACTACTTTTGAAAAGCTGTGTATCAGGTTGAGAAGTCAACCTTATGTACAGAAAGATGGAAAACTATTGTGCTTTTTTCAGACTTACACAATAAGCTTTTTTGTCCCCAtccttttggtttgtttttttttaaacatttagaaAGGTTTCAGTATTAAAGACCCACAGCTTGGCCTGTTTGGTTCTAAATACCAAGATATAAGTAGTGAAACCTGATTCCTTCTCTCTATGCTCTTGGGAATTTGTAATTAATTCAGAGAAACTTCTTTTTGAGAATATAAGCACATAATAATGTACTGTTTTTAAGTGGAGATATGACCTTAGCTACGTACTCAGCAGTAATAGCTATGTGAATAAATGTATTGTAGAAAAACTCGATAATTCAAGACAACATACACATTGAATGATTTCATAAAATTCTTAAGTAAATTCTAGCATAAGAATGGCATATTAAGACAGTGATTTTTATGCAAAAGTGAATCTACTGCCTCTTTTTGCCTACCAAAATACCTGTTTGCAACTGCTAACTTACCACTCGATCATACTaagctcttcttttttcttccacttgtGTATGATCATTTGTTTCCCCGGCAATTAAACAGTGTTCAGTGTCTTTTCCACTCAGCAAAATAATGCTTGAGAATTAAGTAGGATTAAACAAGACTACTTCCTTGGATTCATAACTGTATCATAGGATATTAAAGGACACAAAATGACAATGGGAGCATGGAAGAACTAAAATCCCACATTAGGGTGCAAGCTGAGTTTCATGGGGGTTAAATGGAACAGTGTCCTTTTGCAGTATATTGGTCTGTAACTGTCCACTGGGGGATTTGAAGTAATCAGATGGTCCTGGTCACTGTTAGAACAAGACAGTTtaggaaggaggatctggggaactacaggcctgtcagcctgacctcggtgtTGGAGAAGGTaatggagcaggtcatcctgagTGCTGTCacatggcacatgcaggacaactgggggatcaggcccagacagcatggggttatgaaaggcaggtcctaTTTGGGGAACCTGATCTTCTACAAGACGATGATCCACCTAGTGGAAGTGGGAAAGTCTGTGCatattgtctacctggaccATAGTaaaagcctttgacacagtctcccacagcattctcccagagaaactggctgctcatggcttgggtCAGTGCACTCTATGCTGGGTTAAAatctggctggatggccaagcccaaagagtggtaataaatggagtcacatccagctgatgactggtcacaagtggtgttccccagggctcagtattggaGCCAGTTCTAtctttatcgatgatctggacgaggggattgGGTGgaccctcagtaagtttgcagatgacaccaagctgggcagcactgttgatctgctggagggcaggaaggctctgcagagggatctggacaggctggacccatgggccaaggccagttgtatgaggttcaacagggctgagtgctgggccctgcacctgggtcacaacaaccccatgtaacactacaggcttggggcagagtggctggaaagctgcccagaaGAAAAGGACTGTTggtcaacagctggctgaacgCGAGCCAGCAGGTGCTGaggtggccaagaaggtcaAGAGTATCCTGGTTTGTATCtgaaacggtgtggccagcaggactagggaagtgattgtccccctgtactgggcactggtgaggctgcaccttgaatactgtgttgggttttggtcCTTACACTGCAAGAAAGGCATTGAGGTGCTGGCgtgagtccagagaagggcaattAAGTTgatgaagggtctggagaacgAGTCTTCTGAGGATTGGCTGAAGAAACTGGGGTTGTTTATAAGGaactggagaagaggagactctggggagaccttgttgctctctacaactacctgaaagcagattgtagcaaggtgggtgtcagtctcttctcccaagtaacaagtgataggacaggAGGAgatggcctcaggttgcaccaggggaggtttagattggatactagaaaaaaattcttcaccaaaagggctgtcaagcactggaacaggctgcccagggaagtggtgaagtcaccatccctggaggtatttaaaagaggtgtagatgtggtgcttagggacatggtttagtgatgacTTGGCAGTCTTGGTTtgacagttggacttgatgatctcaaaggtcttttccaatgaATTAAAGTAGTGATTTAATCTGTATTGGCAGTTCTTATAATTTCTTCAGGCTTGTACGCTTGTCCTGTTCCTTGGCcatcttttccatttccctATGCATGTTGTAAAACCATTTGGtcattttctgttccctttaAGGCTGGAGGAAGTTGTTCTATCCAATTCCCTGGTTCCTACTTCTCCCCATGGTGTTATTTGCTCCTAAGAGGTCTGACTCATCTAATTCTTCTGCAAAGTGCCTACAGCTTCTTATAAAAAGCTAGACTAGTTTGAAGGCTTAGAATTGAAGTAGCAAAGAGCAGAAGTCAATGCTACATGACCACTAGCTCCCAAATGTCACAGCGCTGGAGCATATAAATACTACAGAAAAAGTAGGGTTCAGAGGGACAGCAGGAAATTAATCCCATTCATCCTGTGTCCTTAGGCAAGACTCATTATACCCAAACCATTCTAACATTGTTAATACCAACTTGTACTTGTAACACAGGTGTTCATTGCTGGCTTCAAGTCTTCATGTAAAATTGTAACTGAAGCAGTTTCATTTATGCTTAGATTGCTGTTACTTTAAATCCTACAGCAGAATGAGACCTCACATTTGGTCAAGAAATGTGTAGTTAGGAAGCATTTTAAGGAACTGACGTGAGCCATATTTTATGAGGCAGATTTTATTGATTATTAACTGCAGAGCCATGGTAAGTAAGGATGCTGAGGAAGACTGTGACAGTTGCCTATTAATTAGGATTTCATCTTGGCTGAAAATATGTCAGATGCCTTGAAGTGATGATGCATTTAGCTGCAtatgtttttaacaaatgtAGACGtgtggaaggaaggaggagagagagagtaGTTTATTCCTTTCTTAGAAATCTGTAGGACAGCTCAAACCTTACTGTAGCCTGTCCCTGCTCTTCTTGCTGAAGTATAAATTGcagtctgtatttttaaggGTTTAGTCATGTTAAAAACACACATACAGACCAATTCAGCCTCAGaggtacaaaaaaaatatctcacaCTACTAAATTACCGAGAATTGGAGGGATGCTAGTACACTTGCTTGAACAACAGTTCAGTTGATCAtacatttaaaagcagttttggaTCAGTGCTGTCTAATCGTCCATGAGAAATGTCAGTACACAATATTACTATAGTTTAAGTAATTCTGTCTGTAAAGGATAGTGCCCTAAATTCAAGGTTGATGTTTTTGTGAAAGCAGGTATATTTTCTAGTGAACTTgaacaattttaaatacagtcatTATGCAGCTGCTAAGACATGCTACCTAAGATTCCCCTGCTAGATAGGCATGTGGtatcaattttgttttaatccaTCTTTCCCTTTCACATTTAGGCTGATGCACCTAACCCAGGGCTTATTCCAGATGCAGATGCAGTAGGTGTAACAGTTGTGCTAATTACATGCACCTATCGAGGTCAAGAATTTATTAGAGTCGGCTACTATGTAAACAATGAATATACTGAAACAGAACTGAGAGAGAATCCACCAGTAAAGCCAGATTTTTCTAAGGTAAGGCATGTTTTGTTCTAGCCATATATCAAAGGTGTGCTTATAGAAAGAGgtttttaagaaacaaaccccaagtGACTCCATAAAATACATGGAACGAGGTatcaaataatggaaaagacttggtgggggagggtgggagggggcagCGACCATGACATGACACAAAGTACAAGCGCTGTGTAGTTGCTCTAAATCTGGAGAACACTGAGAAACCTACAAGTTTCTACCAGCTTGAAGCCTTGGCTGgacttcattattattttacacCAATGTGTGAAATAAACTGTTTGTACCACTGTTGATAAAGAGgctctgttcttcagaaaaacagaatggTTTTTCTAGGACAGTCAACCTGGAACTAAGTTTTAAGTATTAATTTAACACAGTTGTTGTTCAGCTGTTCTAGTGTTagagctgctgtttctgcaaaacAGTAACAAACTGAAGAACAGGTTACATATAAAATGAGAGAAGATGGGTAACTTGGTAAAAGCAGGTTGGATGATTATCAGATCAATGGACAACTTGACCAAGGAagtatacatattttaaaaaaaaatccttcatggtaaaaaaaaataacccaggACTAGAATTGAAAGATGATGTGAAATAGAATTATTTGAAACCTAATACCTTGAGGAGAAGGATCAATTTAACATCAAAAACTAGTCAAAGTCCTGTGAAATACTTTTAACCAGGCAGACTCTCTACAAACCAACAAGATTCTATACAGCATCCAAGTTTGTTTTCATGTAAGATTTTGTGGGGTTGGTTTTTCTCGTTATGAAAGCTTAAGTACATGTGTACACACATTCTTAAGTTGTGTGATGGTAAGAGTTTTGTTACTTCTCAGGTTTGCATGAATTATATGACTGAATAGATGAAGATACAAATGAGATAATGCATGTACTGTAATGACTAGTACGGCGAGAATCCCCATAATCCCTGAAACTGATATTCAAATGTAACTAAACTGAGTTGGTATATAAATTGTGTTTATAAGGTTGCTGATGTTTTTCTATGTGTAACTTTATTTCCAGGGATCAGATGCTCAATATGttctcaaaatttaaaattatggtTAATTTGGAGGATTCTTAAATTtataatctgtttctttttcccctttcgTTTAAATTATATACTTATTTGTTATTTTGGGTGTGAATGCTGGAATGTTGACTTCCTTTAAGCACTTGGATTTAGAAATGCCTAGAACTACTTGTGTTAATTCTCAGCTTATATAAAAAGCTAgctttgcttctgtgaaaaagaacagcaaaaactATCATGTACTTGTAAAAAAAGTCCTTGAGTGACTTTGGGATAGAATTTAGATGTACAAGTAGAAGGTTATTAAATTGATTAATTGACAGGTAATAGACCCTACTAtgttcaaaaaaagaaatggtctTGTTAGTTTGCATAAGGGTATGGGAAATACTTGGTGAGAGTGCACTTCCTTGGAGAATAAAATCAGCATTACTAGCAAAGCAAACTTTTCCTGTGATTAGTCTTAACTTTCATGAGTGGCCAATGGTGATGTTACCATCCTCCAGTTAACAATATATTATCTTGAAAGTAGTGAAAGATAAAGTgagaatgttctttttttgctgcatacataaacaaatacaacatgttttcaatggaaaatgaaGGCCAGCCACGTGAATAAAATCTATGACTAATGTCTAGGCATGTCCGCTGCCACAATATTAATAATCTTCCGACTCTACgtaatatttttactttaaatcttTAGTAGGCAAATTAAAACTCAGTCTAAAGCATGGTAACTTAAATTAAGGATAGGTTGTACTCTTAAATGAGGACAGACAGTTGATGGAATTGTATCAATTATGGCAAACATTGTAAAGTTGATGCAAAATTTAATGAaggtggttttttcttttagcaagaTCTTAGTGGGGCTAGTCATTTGTTTTACTAAAAGCTGGCTAAAACATTAATCACTTGCACTTTACTTGCAGAGTTCTCTTACAGCCTTGAACTCacagaacagttaaaaatatctcaaagcAGTTACTTTGCTGAGTAGGATATTAGAGTGAATGAATGAACGGTGTGTTTCTGTAAGCTTGTTTCTGGTTCATAGATAGTACCTATAGATTCATGTTTGTATGAATTACTTTCTAAATGAATTGTTATACACATACTAGGCTATggggaataaaaggaaaaaaaaatatatgcacacAAACTCCGGCTTGTGATGTACACACTACATGATccatatattttcttctctcctagCTTCAAAGGAATATTTTGGCATCTAATCCCAGAGTTACAAGATTCCACATTAATTGGGAGGACAACACTGAAAAACTGGAAGATGCAGAGAGCAGTAACCCAAATCTACAGTCACTGCTTTCTACAGATGCATTACCTTCAGCATCAAAGGGGTGGTCAACATCAGAAAATTCATTAAATGTTATGTTAGAATCTCACATGGACTGCATGTGACTGACCACCATCGTTTTGGTACTGTACATGTGttaaactgtaaaaacaaacagaactaTTTCCCTCAAATTCCATAAGTACATAGTTGACAAGCAATGTGAagaacttgttttaaaacatcctgtagaaagtttataaaaaaagaaaacaaaacaaaaaaacccaacaacaaacagTATTTGAGCAAATTGTGGAATATAAATACAACTATTTTTAAGtaattgccttttttctctAATGTGTTATTCTATGTGGTCTAAACCAAACCTGATTAAAGTTACATattctctcccctccccctttaCTTTGTAAGCACtattaaaagctaaaaaacTGAAAGTTAAACATTCAGGCAAAATGAAGGAATAGTGCCATGTCTTCATCTTTGATATCCAGATTGCCAAATATAAAGTGCCCTTTAATAGCAGCTTAAGAACAAAACTGTCATTAGAtgaagtgcaaagaaaaaagtatctctaaaaaaaaaaaaaatgttgaaaaattcCTTCTTGCTGTGAAAGCAGACAGCACAGTATAATTTTAGGTGcaagcttcttttcctttcaaggCACATACTTGTTACTTAAAGCATGCAATTTGAGATTTACCATCTGCTATGTTGGATTttaggccttttttttttttttttttttttttttttttttttaaaaaaactgctgctgtttagtCACACTGTGGTTTGTTAAGGACAGTGGTTCAGGTGGATTTGGGCGGGTACCTCAGAAAAGAACTGTTGTTCAGCCACCCTGACAGCACACACAATTGGTTTGAAAGATTCAAGTAATTACTAGAAAGTGTAAGCATCAAAAGGAATAGCATGAGTACCCAAAAAGATGCTCTTCTGCAAGCTTATTAGATGTAACTGCTGGTTGGTCCATCTATTTTCAGGTCAGCTTTATTCTTCTAGTCTTATTAACTAGTAATGAGTTTACATGCTGtctttcagatttttgaaaCACCTGGAAtgtaaaacttctgttttctctctacCCTTTAAAGCAATCATATGCATTGGTATAAATCAAGATTTAAACTCTGTTGTGGCAGGCATGACATACTCAAGAATATACTGCCTGCCCTGAAGCTCTTGCACTGAGACATCCTTGTTACCTGGGGCACCCTTGAAGATAAAAAGAACTAAGTAGTAAATTGTAAAGACTTAAGACATTATTATGACACTAACAGTTCAGTTATTTCTTGCAGTCCTCATTAACCTTAAACATTTACTGTGACTGTATGTGTAAATCTGTCATGTCAGATTAAGGAATATAGTTCCGCTAGTTACTAGTAACTGCCCAAACTGTGAACCTTTGTAGGTTCCAGGCCCTTAGAAAAAGGTAGATTTCATGACTGACAGTATAGctctgaataaaaatagaatgctttctcttctttttttgactTCCCTAACAGGGGTTAAGATATCCCAGGCAGTTAGCACTTCTGTCTTCCCACATCATTAGTAAAATTGTCTTCATTTCTAAcgtatattttttaaataggaaaggAATGGCTTTATCTGAATGTACATCTGCACTTCTCTTTCTTGTATGGAAACTCAGCAGTACGTATGGTAGCTGAATGAATTGATGAAATTCATTAATATTTGGAACCCTAATTTTAatgtgtgcttttaaaaagctctgTAATTGTTTAAAACTATGattagcaatttaaaaatattaacactCTAATATCAGTATGACTTAACACAAAGAGCTGGTCCCCCAAACCAGCTTCACTTGAGGGCTGAAATTATGTGAACTTAAGAAAGATCTTTTGATTTTCAATTATATTGCAACTTTAAGGTCTAAGTGACATTTTGAGATTTTTCATGCACTTTATTGTTCTATTTATAAATCTATTTAAGATACCTCTTAAATGTAAGCATGTAATAACTTGGTCATCTGCTGAAAGATTGGCAGGCTAATGAAGTCTGTCTTGAGCTAAGGCTACCATTGTATGTTTTCAAAGCCTTGCACCTTTTGAAGATTCAAATGAAAACGTGGTCAAGTACAAACTGTAACCAGAATCCATCCATCAGCAGCATGAAGGCTTCTTAGAAGCATATACCACAGTGATGGAAGCAAACTGTGTTACTGCTATTGCAGAATTAACTACAAAATGCAGTTGGCAAAACCAGATGACCCAGCAAACCAATTAATGTAGAGAAATCAGAAAGTGATGATCTATTGATCTgtttaggaggaaaaaagtcaaCTGTGGAAGTAAACTTGGGTGCAGTAAACTTCAGGCTAGACCAGATGGCATGATGCTGCAGTAGAATTTGGCACTGCCTTGCCTGATACACCCAGCGCATCCTAGATGTAGCTGACCCATCAATGATGGGAAAAAGAATAACCCTACTGTGCTTGGTGAAAACTGGAGAAGAACAACCATACCTTATGAGAGTGTCTCATGATCTTTGCAAGAGAAATGGTCTTCCTGTGCTTTTTGAGAGACTGGATGCCTCTCAGGTCTACAGCTTTGTCCAGATCTTAGCAGTCCATACACACTATCTTCTGAATATCCCATTTCCTGACACATTCTAGAGAAACGGAATTTGAGAAATCAAATTCCAGTACTCCAGAGACTTCAGGATTCAGGCAACATCACAGCACAAACTTAGTGGTATTGTAAGGTACAGAGCACGTAAGGCATCTCTGTAACGACCTGTCCCTCATCTTTGAAAGTTTTGAAACAGCAGGGCTGTACACATGACATACAGACAGCTAGTGCAGACAGCACAGCATTACAGTTTCAAGGTTGAAGATGAGTTCACATTCCCACAAACCTCCACTTACAGAGACCACCAGATGCAAGGGAATTCTACAGAGTCTGTTGACAGCACTGGTGATGCATCTCACCGTATTTTTACCTCAGATCAACTCAATCCCATTAGAAGATTATCATAACGCTTATCGGAGGCTATTCATGTACAAAGTAGTAAATGGACCACAGCAGGTAATGGATGAAAAACaggggtgggattttttttatatccagCTTGAAAAAAACTTGTCCTGTCATCTTACAGTCATTGTGATTTATTCATGCATCACCTTCAGTCTGAATTGCTATCACACTCTTTAAGTTTGAAGGGGGCAAAAAGGCTCTAGCTCCATCATAATAGAAGCTGGTGAAATTTAACCTTTCCAATGGCTCTACAAAGCTCCATTGAAAAAGCCAACCCCTAGTACCAATCTTCAGGATGGCAGCAACTCAAAACTGCTACAATAATCACAGTAACTTGGTTTGTAGCTCACCAGACAATCTGTATTCTCAAAATGTGAGTGACAAAGTCACAAAACCAAATCTGATTATCTGACAGTCCgttgttttctttgtagtgCTTCAACTGCTAATTTTCTGGAAGTCAGCTCAGACTAGAGGCTAGCTACTTGCAGCTGGACAAATATTGTCCACTGCCATCTGAAAATGgtggtaaggaaaaaaatggggaaaaacccccaaaacacctTATGCACGTACACTCCTGGTAAATCCTCATTTACCAGAGACAGAAAATGGGCAAAGTTAACTAAACCTTGTGGCTTCTGCCTGGGATGTGGCAGGAGATCCTCCATACACAAACTTGCTTAACTACCCTACCCCTTAACCATAGCACAGTGGTCTGCAAtcttgcagattttcttttttttttttttttttttcccccagagccACCTAAGTTTGGTCCAGAGATGATGGGGTTGTTACTGTTGCTAGCTGGAGCCCAGCTCAGTACCAACAGGGAAGATGCAAAAAAAGTGACGTAAGGACTGACAGTGCGTGGGGGACTATTCATGCTAGGCCTTCCCATTTGTGTTTATGTTTCCAGTTGAAGTTCTGCTTCTTAAGAGGTGGTCTTACAGTGTGTGATATGAAAGCTGGGACGCAGAAAGGAGGTGGAGGgatttttgcttgatttttggTCTAGGCAAAGAAGAATGTCTAAGGAAGAAGAGCCAGCTGCAGTCACTATGGAGGCTTTGCTAAAGACAAACCCCAGGTTTCTATCTGGAACTTGGAAAGCAAAGGCCCTTTCAGGAGAGGATGGAGAGCGGATACATTTCAACATCTCCAGCTTTTGGTAATGCTGGTTTGGAGGCGTGGCTGGGTACTCATTGTCCATGGCATGAGGGATGTGACTGGCCGTCCTGCAGACAGAGGAAATCGGAGGAAGGtggtgtgtgtgctgcagaAAGGCTACACCAGATGTAAGAGAACAGCTACATGTTAACAGCAGTGTTAAGAACTGGGTGAAGTGTCAGGAACTTTTAAGGAGTTCTTGCGTCTCCCTCCAAAACACCCCTGGACC
Encoded here:
- the ASF1A gene encoding histone chaperone ASF1A, with the translated sequence MAKVQVNNVVVLDNPSPFYNPFQFEITFECIEDLSEDLEWKIIYVGSAESEEYDQVLDSVLVGPVPAGRHMFVFQADAPNPGLIPDADAVGVTVVLITCTYRGQEFIRVGYYVNNEYTETELRENPPVKPDFSKLQRNILASNPRVTRFHINWEDNTEKLEDAESSNPNLQSLLSTDALPSASKGWSTSENSLNVMLESHMDCM